A single Nostoc sp. PCC 7107 DNA region contains:
- a CDS encoding type I polyketide synthase: MNENYELMEGVAIIGMAGRFPGAIDIECFWQNLQDGVESLSLFTDDELIAAGIPAALVNDSNYVKVGGILDNIDLFDTAFFDLNPKEAAVTDPQHRLFLECAWSALENAGYDATKCNSRIGVYAGASLNNYLYFDVKNDQLGSGESYQKLIGNDKGFLSTRVSYKLNLTGPSLTVQTACSTSLVATTLAYQSLQNYQCDIALAGGVSIRLPQKAGYFYEPGGPLSPDGHCYAFDAKAQGTTVGNGVGVVVLKRVKDAIADGDCIYAVIKGAAINNDGAMKVGYTAPSVDGQAEAIAEAIMLAEVEPETISYIEAHGSGTALGDPIEIAALTKVFRASTEKKNFCAIGSVKTNIGHLDAAAGVAGLIKTALALKYQLIPPSLNFEQPNPEIDFANSPFYVNTKLREWQTNLTPRRAGVSSLGMGGTNVHLVLEEAPTLPASSASRPWQLLLLSAKTASALATATQNLSQHLTLHPNLNIADVAYTLQVGRRDFNYRRILVCADVQDAILQLNQPVSQHQFQESGTPSVTFIFPGIDALYTDMGKELYETESVFRTHIEKCCLILRPHLELDLRSVIYPSISERETALEKLQQTSFSHSALFVIKYALAQLWMSWGISPQALIGQGVGEYVAATLAGVFSLEDALVLVTKSSPQLLEKIQLHPPQIPFISHVTGTWIAPTEATNPHYWTDIEAALYPEIAELLQGKQQILLEINLQEPLANHRQQHSETAFLLNELGRLWMLGIKIDWSSFYTNELRYRLPLPTYPFERQRYWLDSINTQESLEPISNYFLENQRYAIELDSSTSKKYSRKLLEKKTNIAEWFYTPVWKQSRLLDFLPEELSQKQLNCLVFVDKYGVGSEFSKQLAQQHQDVITVRLGEQFSQLDEKVYCINPQQPDDYDLLLKALQQRDFQLNTIAHFWSVTPKYISLDNEYDNLSFYSLLFLAQAIGKQDIWDSLKLMVVTSNLYDVTGEENLCPHKATVLGPCKVIPKEYRHINCSLVDLIIPAAQTPLSAKNLDKLIAELTLEQTNEIVAYRGSHRWVQTFDVVPLEDSGVSKNKLRKGGIYLITGGLGGIGLVLAEHLAKTFQSKLILVSRKGLPERSQWEQWLENHDSQDAMSRQIQKVRSLEELGAEIEVISADVTNLAQMQAVIAQALQKFGQIHGVIHAAGVPGGGVTQLKTRDMADHVLAAKVQGTLILEEVLKDINLDFLVLCSSKTSILGEFGQIDYCAANAFLDAYAYRNCISDRFTVSISWDTWQEVGFAVETVLPDKLQQERAEIIKKGILPSEGIEVFNRILASNLPHVVVSTQDLPELIKQNNSPQYLQEQLQLLDSKLSSVNLAKAKHPRPNLGNDYIPPETEIEQILAEIWQEILGIEKIGIYDNFFELGGNSINTIQIAAKANQAGLQLTSQQFFHYQTIAELATDLAITPTIPDTKSQPNNNQSDVNNSQQSLLLQIQRVCDDPNLLENIADIYELTPVQKGMLFHCLFDSELSLYFFQHLFTIRGDLNIEAFEKAWQLVIDRHPILRTRFYWEELENPLQIVYKKVELPLSCCDWSNINSAEQKSQLDAFIVSDRQKSFDFSQPCLMRHTLIRCTDDKHLYVWSFNHIIIDGWGGSLVFQEFVETYGTLCQGKETIFAPTRPFREYIDWLQQQDITKAENFWRQALQGVKIPTPLTYIEKLDKIEPSSTQEVRYSEEIIQLSAKTTQALQSFATQHRLTLATIINGIWAVLLSRYTCCNNILYGCTVTGRPADLPGVESMVGMFVNTLPIHVNIDTEQLFLSWLQRFQLQLVEVRDYEYSQLTEIHKWSEIPQKLALFESIVVVENFPVSEFIRDWQGNIEFQHTQIYYRNNYPLNLVVYPNKELLLAISYDSRRFATTTITGILQDIEMLLQGLVTNPHFQIKNLPLGTPEQQQNSAILEQEISFDWSSVL; this comes from the coding sequence GTTTTTGGCAGAATTTACAAGACGGGGTAGAATCACTATCTTTATTTACAGATGATGAGTTAATTGCGGCTGGTATACCTGCGGCATTGGTAAATGATAGTAATTATGTGAAAGTTGGCGGTATTTTAGATAATATTGATTTATTTGATACGGCATTTTTTGATTTAAATCCCAAGGAAGCGGCAGTTACAGATCCACAACATCGCTTATTTTTAGAATGTGCTTGGTCGGCTTTAGAAAATGCTGGTTATGATGCGACTAAGTGTAACAGCAGAATTGGTGTTTATGCGGGTGCTAGTTTAAATAATTATTTATATTTTGATGTAAAAAATGATCAATTAGGTTCAGGAGAATCATATCAAAAGTTAATTGGTAATGATAAAGGATTTCTCTCAACTCGTGTTTCTTATAAATTAAATCTTACCGGGCCAAGTCTGACAGTTCAAACTGCTTGTTCGACATCATTAGTTGCTACTACTCTCGCCTACCAAAGTTTACAAAACTATCAATGTGATATAGCTTTAGCGGGTGGGGTTTCGATTCGCTTACCACAAAAAGCTGGTTATTTCTATGAACCAGGAGGGCCATTATCGCCTGATGGTCATTGTTATGCGTTTGATGCTAAAGCCCAGGGAACAACTGTGGGTAATGGTGTGGGGGTAGTTGTTCTCAAGCGAGTCAAAGATGCGATCGCTGATGGAGATTGCATATATGCAGTGATTAAAGGTGCGGCTATCAATAACGATGGGGCGATGAAAGTTGGTTATACAGCACCCAGTGTTGATGGACAAGCCGAAGCGATCGCGGAAGCCATTATGTTAGCAGAGGTAGAACCGGAAACCATCAGCTATATCGAAGCCCACGGTAGCGGTACAGCTTTGGGTGATCCCATCGAAATTGCGGCGCTGACTAAAGTTTTTCGTGCTAGTACCGAGAAAAAGAATTTCTGCGCCATTGGTTCGGTGAAAACCAATATCGGACATTTAGACGCAGCCGCCGGCGTTGCAGGATTAATCAAGACGGCTTTAGCTTTAAAATATCAATTGATTCCACCCAGCCTTAACTTTGAACAGCCTAATCCCGAAATTGATTTTGCCAACAGTCCTTTTTATGTCAATACTAAACTCAGGGAATGGCAAACAAATTTGACTCCTCGACGTGCAGGTGTCAGTTCTTTAGGGATGGGGGGGACAAATGTTCATTTAGTTCTTGAAGAAGCACCAACCCTTCCGGCTTCTAGTGCTTCTCGTCCTTGGCAATTGTTATTACTCTCTGCAAAAACTGCATCTGCATTAGCAACTGCTACACAAAATCTCAGCCAACATTTGACACTACATCCTAATCTTAATATTGCAGATGTCGCTTATACTTTACAAGTCGGACGCAGAGATTTTAATTATCGGCGAATCTTAGTTTGTGCCGATGTTCAAGATGCAATTTTGCAACTGAATCAGCCAGTTTCACAACATCAATTTCAAGAGTCAGGAACGCCCTCTGTTACTTTCATCTTTCCTGGGATAGATGCACTGTATACAGATATGGGTAAAGAACTCTACGAAACAGAGTCAGTATTTCGCACCCACATAGAAAAGTGCTGTTTAATATTAAGACCACATCTAGAATTAGATTTGCGTTCTGTAATTTATCCCAGCATATCCGAACGGGAAACTGCATTAGAAAAACTCCAACAAACAAGCTTTTCTCACAGTGCTTTGTTTGTTATTAAGTATGCTTTGGCTCAGTTGTGGATGTCTTGGGGTATTTCTCCGCAAGCCCTGATTGGTCAAGGTGTCGGAGAATATGTAGCTGCAACTTTAGCAGGGGTATTTTCTCTAGAAGATGCTCTTGTATTAGTAACAAAATCTTCTCCTCAGTTGTTAGAAAAAATCCAACTTCATCCACCACAAATCCCCTTCATATCTCATGTGACTGGAACTTGGATTGCTCCAACTGAAGCAACAAACCCCCACTATTGGACAGACATAGAAGCAGCTTTATATCCAGAAATTGCTGAGTTACTGCAAGGTAAACAGCAAATTTTACTAGAAATTAACTTGCAAGAACCACTAGCAAATCATCGCCAACAGCATTCAGAAACAGCATTTTTACTCAACGAATTGGGTCGCTTATGGATGTTGGGAATCAAAATTGATTGGTCGAGTTTTTATACTAACGAACTTCGTTACCGTCTTCCTTTACCAACTTATCCCTTTGAGCGTCAGCGTTATTGGCTTGATTCTATAAATACTCAGGAATCATTAGAGCCAATATCTAATTATTTCCTGGAAAATCAGCGTTATGCTATTGAGTTAGATTCATCTACTTCCAAAAAATATTCACGAAAATTATTAGAGAAAAAAACAAATATTGCTGAATGGTTTTATACTCCAGTATGGAAACAATCAAGACTTCTAGATTTTTTACCAGAAGAACTGAGCCAAAAGCAGTTAAATTGCTTAGTATTTGTCGATAAATATGGAGTTGGTTCTGAATTTAGCAAACAACTTGCACAACAACATCAAGATGTCATTACAGTGCGGTTGGGTGAACAATTTAGTCAGCTTGATGAAAAAGTATATTGCATCAATCCCCAACAACCAGATGATTATGACTTATTATTGAAAGCACTACAACAGCGAGATTTTCAACTAAATACAATTGCCCATTTTTGGAGCGTTACACCTAAATATATTTCCCTTGATAATGAATATGATAATCTGAGCTTTTATAGCCTATTATTTTTAGCCCAAGCAATTGGTAAACAAGATATTTGGGATTCTTTGAAGCTGATGGTTGTCACCAGTAATTTATATGATGTCACTGGGGAGGAAAATTTATGTCCTCATAAAGCTACAGTATTAGGCCCTTGTAAAGTAATTCCCAAGGAATATCGGCATATCAATTGTAGTCTTGTTGATTTAATTATTCCTGCTGCTCAAACGCCTTTATCTGCTAAAAATCTAGATAAATTAATAGCAGAATTAACACTGGAACAAACTAACGAAATAGTTGCTTATCGTGGTTCACATCGTTGGGTTCAAACCTTTGATGTAGTTCCTTTAGAAGATAGTGGTGTTAGCAAAAACAAGTTAAGAAAAGGTGGCATTTATTTAATTACTGGCGGACTGGGAGGTATTGGTTTAGTATTAGCAGAACATTTAGCCAAGACATTCCAATCTAAGTTGATTTTGGTGAGCAGGAAGGGATTACCAGAACGCTCACAATGGGAGCAATGGCTAGAAAATCATGATAGCCAAGACGCTATGAGTCGCCAGATTCAAAAAGTGCGATCGCTGGAAGAATTAGGTGCAGAAATTGAGGTCATAAGTGCAGATGTGACTAATTTGGCACAGATGCAAGCAGTCATCGCACAAGCACTTCAAAAATTTGGTCAAATTCATGGTGTAATTCATGCGGCTGGTGTTCCTGGTGGTGGTGTTACCCAACTGAAAACGCGGGATATGGCCGATCATGTCTTAGCCGCTAAAGTCCAAGGTACGTTAATTTTAGAGGAAGTTTTAAAAGATATAAATTTAGATTTTTTGGTTCTATGTTCGTCCAAAACTTCTATTTTGGGTGAATTTGGACAGATAGATTATTGTGCAGCCAACGCCTTTTTAGATGCTTATGCTTATCGGAATTGTATCAGCGATCGCTTCACAGTATCAATTAGTTGGGACACTTGGCAAGAAGTCGGTTTTGCAGTAGAAACTGTCTTACCAGATAAACTGCAACAAGAGCGTGCAGAAATTATCAAAAAAGGTATCTTACCATCAGAAGGTATCGAGGTATTTAATCGCATTCTCGCCAGTAACTTACCTCATGTTGTTGTTTCCACTCAAGATTTACCAGAGTTAATCAAGCAAAATAACTCACCGCAGTATTTACAAGAGCAATTACAGCTTTTAGATTCCAAATTATCTTCAGTCAATCTTGCTAAAGCCAAACATCCTCGTCCCAATTTAGGTAACGATTACATTCCTCCCGAAACCGAAATTGAGCAAATTCTCGCTGAGATTTGGCAAGAAATTCTCGGAATTGAAAAAATAGGTATCTACGACAACTTTTTTGAATTAGGTGGAAATTCCATCAACACAATTCAAATTGCGGCGAAAGCTAATCAAGCCGGGTTACAATTAACATCTCAACAGTTTTTCCACTACCAAACAATTGCTGAATTAGCCACAGATTTAGCGATTACTCCCACTATTCCCGACACAAAATCGCAGCCAAATAACAATCAATCAGATGTAAATAATTCTCAGCAGTCTTTATTGTTGCAAATTCAGCGAGTATGTGATGACCCTAATTTATTAGAAAATATTGCGGACATTTACGAACTCACACCTGTACAGAAAGGGATGCTATTCCATTGTCTGTTTGATAGTGAATTATCTTTATATTTTTTCCAGCATCTCTTTACTATCCGAGGGGATTTGAATATCGAGGCTTTTGAAAAAGCTTGGCAATTAGTAATAGATAGACATCCCATTTTACGGACTAGATTTTATTGGGAAGAACTAGAAAATCCATTACAAATTGTTTACAAAAAAGTAGAATTACCTCTGAGTTGCTGTGATTGGAGTAACATCAATTCAGCAGAACAGAAATCACAACTTGACGCTTTTATTGTGAGCGATCGCCAAAAAAGTTTTGACTTTTCCCAACCATGTTTAATGCGTCATACTTTAATTCGCTGTACTGATGACAAGCATTTATATGTGTGGAGTTTTAACCACATCATTATTGATGGTTGGGGTGGTTCATTAGTATTCCAAGAATTTGTCGAAACCTATGGAACACTTTGTCAAGGTAAAGAAACTATTTTTGCGCCAACTCGTCCCTTTAGAGAATACATTGATTGGTTGCAGCAGCAAGATATAACCAAAGCCGAAAATTTCTGGCGGCAAGCATTGCAGGGTGTAAAAATACCAACTCCTCTAACTTATATCGAAAAACTAGACAAAATTGAGCCATCTTCCACCCAAGAAGTTAGATATAGCGAGGAAATAATTCAACTATCAGCAAAAACTACACAGGCGTTACAATCCTTTGCAACCCAACATCGTCTTACCCTAGCAACAATTATTAACGGTATCTGGGCTGTTCTTCTGAGTCGTTATACTTGTTGCAACAATATATTGTATGGTTGCACCGTCACTGGAAGACCAGCAGATTTGCCAGGAGTAGAATCAATGGTGGGTATGTTTGTTAACACCTTGCCCATCCATGTCAATATCGATACTGAACAGCTTTTTTTGTCATGGTTACAGCGTTTTCAACTGCAATTAGTTGAAGTTCGAGATTATGAATACTCTCAATTAACCGAAATTCATAAATGGAGTGAAATTCCTCAAAAACTAGCTTTATTTGAAAGTATTGTCGTGGTTGAAAACTTTCCTGTCAGCGAATTTATCCGAGATTGGCAAGGCAATATTGAATTTCAACATACACAGATTTACTACCGTAACAACTATCCTCTAAACTTGGTTGTCTACCCCAACAAAGAGCTATTACTGGCTATTTCCTATGATTCTAGAAGATTTGCAACTACTACCATTACTGGTATTCTCCAAGATATCGAAATGCTGCTGCAAGGATTAGTCACTAATCCTCACTTCCAAATTAAAAACTTACCTTTGGGAACACCAGAACAACAACAAAATTCAGCAATTTTAGAACAAGAGATATCATTTGATTGGTCTTCTGTCTTATAA
- the ectB gene encoding diaminobutyrate--2-oxoglutarate transaminase, with protein sequence MNTFEKCESNVRSYCRKFPAIFHRAKDSIIYAESGEEYIDFFAGAGALNYGHNHDYIKQKVISYLDADGIAHALDMYTSAKEKFLSKFDELVLSSKKLDYRLQFCGPTGTNAVEAALKLARKVKQRPGIFSFMGAYHGMTLGSLSISGNVGVRAGAIGTVSHVTFMPYPYGFMETFDTIEYIETVLNDVNSGIEKPAAIIFETVQAEGGVIVAPVEWMQRLRNLCSDHDILLICDDIQVGCGRTGSFFSFERADIVPDMVVLSKSISGYGFPMSLLLIKPELDIWEPGEHNGTFRGNQLAFIGATAALEYRESSNLEKDVKIKELYLKNFLTQEIAAISDKIDIRGIGMIWGIDVKTFGGNDFAKKITSHCFELGLIVELAGRNDTVIKILPPLVIDLVTLQKGCAIIKTAFNDLATA encoded by the coding sequence ATGAATACATTTGAAAAATGTGAATCCAACGTCCGAAGCTATTGCCGTAAATTCCCTGCTATATTTCACCGGGCGAAAGATTCCATTATTTATGCTGAATCAGGCGAAGAATATATAGACTTTTTTGCTGGTGCAGGTGCTTTAAACTATGGACATAATCATGACTATATTAAACAAAAAGTCATCTCATATTTAGATGCTGATGGTATAGCTCATGCTTTGGATATGTACACTTCTGCTAAGGAGAAGTTTTTATCTAAATTTGATGAGTTAGTCTTAAGCTCTAAAAAACTAGATTATCGCCTACAATTTTGCGGCCCTACAGGTACAAATGCCGTGGAAGCAGCTTTAAAATTAGCCAGAAAAGTCAAGCAAAGACCGGGCATATTCTCTTTTATGGGAGCATATCACGGTATGACTTTAGGTAGTTTATCTATTAGTGGTAATGTGGGAGTTAGAGCCGGGGCAATTGGCACAGTAAGTCATGTAACTTTTATGCCTTACCCCTATGGTTTCATGGAAACTTTTGACACAATAGAATATATAGAAACAGTCTTAAATGATGTTAATTCTGGTATTGAAAAACCAGCAGCAATTATTTTTGAAACAGTGCAAGCTGAAGGTGGTGTAATTGTCGCGCCTGTTGAGTGGATGCAGCGCCTCCGCAATTTATGTAGCGACCATGATATTTTATTAATTTGTGACGATATTCAAGTTGGTTGTGGTCGAACAGGGTCTTTCTTTTCTTTTGAAAGAGCAGATATTGTGCCTGATATGGTAGTTTTATCTAAATCTATTAGTGGCTATGGATTCCCAATGTCACTATTATTAATTAAGCCAGAATTGGATATTTGGGAACCAGGAGAACATAATGGTACTTTTCGAGGTAATCAATTAGCATTTATCGGGGCTACGGCAGCTTTAGAGTATAGAGAAAGCAGCAATCTGGAAAAAGATGTCAAAATTAAAGAGCTTTATTTAAAAAACTTTCTCACTCAAGAAATTGCCGCCATTAGCGACAAAATAGATATCCGTGGCATTGGGATGATTTGGGGAATTGATGTCAAGACCTTTGGTGGTAATGATTTTGCTAAAAAGATAACCTCGCATTGTTTTGAACTAGGGTTAATTGTTGAATTAGCAGGTAGAAATGATACTGTAATTAAAATTTTGCCACCTTTGGTAATTGATTTAGTTACCTTACAAAAAGGCTGTGCAATTATCAAAACAGCTTTTAATGATTTAGCCACTGCATAG
- a CDS encoding non-ribosomal peptide synthetase, which produces MIANKIQNNLTAKNLFPEKIYWLNQLAGELPETTLIADYVRPTIYEGTKKLVNFVIPSELSQKIIKFTNNSHLAIYLVLLAGLSIFLGKYNNTNDVIVGSPIYQTVGKIDNLPTKVIPLRLRFDNQLTFKDLLVQVKEIALNAYTHQNYVFDELIELLNLPHTQNRDSIFDVVALLENIHCLSDVKSLNNDLTFAFKVDGNLIVGNIYYNNLLFTQQSIQVITKCYINILNAVLNNCLISILDIPILSAGDRSTLLTTFNDNTKLYPINQTIDQLFAKQVAKTPNKLAAVFNNTRINYRQLNNKANQLAIFLTKLGVQTGDFVGIIKERDINFLIGILAIHKVGGVYVPIDSTYPPDRIKYMISNSKVRILLTDAVYLDILVDSPEHFPSLECLICLDIKPDKQALATTNTINIYDELDFGNLPPENLEVNRQGTDPAYMIYTSGSTGLPKGVIIRHGSAINHIYGEFDALNLQADLAFLQTAPASSDISVWQFLAPILIGGKTVIIDTETICNPEKLFHIIQTEKITLVELVPVILASLLDYITQLPPEARLLPHLQWMMVTGESVSVELVNKWLKIYPEIQVVNAYGPSEAADDVTQFVVAQPLPENQRTVPIGKPLANLNIYILDAQMQLVPIGFPGEICVSGYGVAEGYWQNEEMTKANFVPNPFSTNAKPLPGIDKDLIYKTGDLGRWLPDGNIEFLGRIDHQVKIRGFRIELGEIEALISQHSAVKETVVIVQEPSPDDKRLVAYVMLPSEFHQDDKATSEVITELHNLLKERLPEYMVPAAILALETIPLTPSGKIDRRALPIPNFQNEAVSFVAPRTPTEEIVGDIWMQILKQEHLSIHDNFFDLGGHSLLATQVISRLREAFKIELPLRSLFEAPTVTQLVERIEKMLTLQQLQLMSMNVVDREEIEI; this is translated from the coding sequence ATGATTGCTAATAAAATTCAAAATAACTTGACTGCTAAAAATTTATTTCCTGAGAAAATTTACTGGCTGAATCAACTTGCTGGCGAATTACCTGAGACTACTTTGATTGCAGATTATGTCAGACCTACAATATATGAAGGCACAAAAAAGCTAGTAAATTTTGTTATACCCAGTGAGTTATCACAAAAAATTATTAAATTTACCAATAACTCTCATTTGGCCATCTACTTAGTACTGTTAGCAGGATTAAGCATTTTTCTAGGCAAATACAATAACACTAATGATGTGATAGTTGGTTCACCAATTTATCAAACAGTCGGAAAGATTGATAATTTACCAACAAAAGTAATTCCTTTACGGTTGAGATTTGACAATCAACTAACTTTTAAAGATTTACTAGTCCAAGTTAAAGAAATAGCACTCAATGCTTATACACATCAAAACTATGTCTTTGATGAATTGATTGAATTATTAAACTTACCGCATACTCAAAATCGTGACTCTATTTTTGATGTAGTAGCTTTATTAGAGAATATACATTGTTTATCCGATGTCAAATCACTCAATAATGATTTAACTTTTGCTTTTAAAGTTGATGGTAATTTAATTGTCGGTAATATTTACTATAACAATTTATTGTTTACACAACAAAGCATTCAAGTTATCACCAAATGTTACATTAATATCTTAAATGCTGTTCTCAACAATTGTTTAATTTCAATTTTAGATATTCCAATTTTAAGTGCGGGCGATCGCAGCACTTTATTAACAACATTTAACGACAATACCAAACTATATCCCATCAATCAAACCATAGATCAATTATTTGCTAAACAAGTAGCAAAAACACCTAACAAATTGGCTGCTGTTTTTAACAATACTCGAATAAACTATCGACAATTAAACAATAAAGCCAATCAATTAGCGATATTTTTAACAAAATTAGGAGTCCAAACAGGTGATTTTGTTGGCATTATTAAAGAACGGGATATAAACTTTCTCATCGGTATACTTGCGATCCATAAAGTTGGCGGTGTTTATGTCCCAATTGATAGTACATATCCGCCAGATAGAATCAAATACATGATATCTAATAGCAAAGTGAGAATTTTATTAACAGATGCTGTCTATTTAGATATTTTAGTTGATTCTCCAGAGCATTTTCCGTCTTTAGAATGTTTAATCTGTTTAGATATTAAGCCCGATAAGCAAGCCTTAGCCACAACCAATACTATCAACATTTACGATGAACTGGATTTTGGTAACTTACCTCCAGAAAATTTAGAGGTAAACCGTCAAGGAACTGATCCAGCTTATATGATTTATACCTCTGGTTCCACAGGACTGCCCAAGGGAGTAATTATTAGACATGGTAGCGCCATCAACCATATCTATGGTGAATTTGATGCTTTAAATTTGCAGGCAGATTTGGCTTTTCTACAAACCGCTCCTGCTTCATCTGATATTTCTGTTTGGCAATTTTTAGCGCCTATTTTAATTGGTGGTAAAACCGTCATTATTGATACCGAAACTATTTGTAATCCTGAAAAATTATTCCACATTATTCAAACAGAAAAAATTACTCTTGTTGAATTAGTCCCAGTTATCCTAGCAAGTTTATTAGATTACATCACTCAGCTACCTCCAGAGGCTAGATTATTACCTCATCTGCAATGGATGATGGTAACAGGTGAATCTGTTTCAGTGGAATTAGTCAACAAATGGCTGAAAATATATCCTGAAATTCAGGTAGTTAATGCTTACGGCCCTAGTGAAGCTGCCGATGATGTTACTCAGTTTGTCGTTGCTCAACCTTTGCCAGAAAATCAGCGTACCGTTCCCATTGGTAAACCATTAGCTAACTTAAATATCTATATTCTTGATGCTCAAATGCAACTCGTACCTATTGGATTTCCGGGTGAAATTTGTGTGTCTGGATATGGGGTAGCTGAAGGATATTGGCAGAATGAAGAAATGACAAAAGCTAATTTTGTGCCTAATCCGTTTTCGACAAATGCTAAACCATTGCCAGGAATAGATAAAGATTTAATTTATAAAACTGGAGATTTAGGTAGATGGCTACCTGATGGCAATATTGAATTTCTGGGGCGGATAGATCATCAGGTAAAAATCCGGGGTTTCCGTATCGAATTAGGAGAAATTGAAGCTCTAATTAGCCAACATTCTGCGGTTAAAGAAACTGTAGTGATTGTGCAAGAACCAAGTCCTGATGATAAGCGTTTAGTTGCTTATGTTATGCTGCCTTCTGAGTTTCATCAAGATGATAAAGCTACTAGCGAAGTCATCACAGAGTTACACAACTTACTCAAAGAAAGGCTACCAGAATACATGGTACCTGCGGCAATTTTAGCTCTGGAAACAATACCCCTGACTCCCAGTGGGAAAATAGACCGTCGGGCATTACCCATACCCAATTTTCAAAATGAAGCAGTCAGCTTCGTTGCACCGCGTACCCCCACCGAGGAAATAGTTGGTGATATTTGGATGCAGATATTAAAGCAAGAGCATCTAAGTATTCACGATAATTTCTTTGATTTGGGTGGACATTCTTTATTAGCAACTCAAGTTATTTCTCGGTTAAGAGAAGCATTTAAAATAGAGTTGCCTTTACGCAGTTTATTTGAAGCGCCGACAGTCACGCAATTAGTCGAGCGAATCGAGAAGATGTTGACACTTCAACAACTACAGTTGATGTCTATGAATGTAGTAGATCGTGAGGAGATAGAAATATGA